The Bombus fervidus isolate BK054 chromosome 6, iyBomFerv1, whole genome shotgun sequence genome contains a region encoding:
- the LOC139988461 gene encoding adenosylhomocysteinase-like 1 isoform X4, which translates to MADSGDAVNSTSSGKDARNTVTDGPVTDPASNNKDSKSGALKKSSRYRSRSLSASSTDSYSSGSSSDEDDVSPREKLQKTENGFTDFCVRNINQHAFGRREIEIAEQEMPGIMALRKRAADDKPLKNAKIVGCTHINAQTAVLIETLVHLGAQVRWAACNIYSTQNEVAAALAHAGYPIFAWRGETEEDFWWCIDKCVAAENWQPNMILDDGGDATHLMLKKYNAMFKMIQGIVEESVTGVHRLYQLSKAGKLSVPAMNVNDSVTKTKFDNLYSCRESIIDSLKRSTDIMFGGKQVVICGYGEVGKGCCQALKGLGCIVYITEIDPICALQASMDGFRVMKLNEVIRNVDIVITATGNKNVVTREHMDKMKNGCVVCNMGHSNTEIDINSLRTPDLTWEKVRSQVDHVIWPDGKRIVLLAEGRLVNLSCSSIPSFVVSITAATQALALIELFNAPSGRYKSDVYLLPKKMDEYVASLHLPTFDAHLTELTDEQAKYMGLNKAGPFKPNYYRY; encoded by the exons ATGGCTGACAGCGGGGATGCTGTGAATAGTACGTCTTCAGGGAAAGATGCTAGAAATACCGTCACCGATGGTCCTGTCACCGATCCAGCATCAAACAACAAG GATTCCAAGTCTGGAGCTTTGAAGAAGTCCAGCCGTTATCGTAGTCGATCTTTGTCAGCCAGTAGCACAGATAGTTACAGTTCTG GAAGTTCATCGGACGAAGATGACGTGTCACCTCGTGAAAAACTtcaaaaaacagaaaatggTTTCACAGATTTTTGTGTGCGCAACATTAATCAACATGCATTTGGTAGAAGAGAGATAGAAATAGCGGAACAAGAAATGCCGGGAATTATGGCACTTCGTAAACGTGCCGCCGATGATAAG CCATTGAAAAATGCTAAAATTGTTGGGTGCACTCATATCAATGCTCAAACTGCTGTTCTTATTGAAACCTTAGTACATTTGGGTGCACAAGTTAGATGGGCAGCATGTAACATATATTCTACTCAAAATGAAGTGGCTGCTGCCCTGGCTCATGCTGGTTATCCAATTTTCGCTTGGCGTGGTGAAACAGAAGAAGATTTTTGGTGGTGTATTGATAAATGTGTAGCTGCTGAAAATTGGCAACCTAATATGATATTAGATGATGGCGGTGATGCAACACATTTAATGCtcaaaaaatataatgctATGTTTAAAATGATTCAAG GAATTGTTGAAGAGAGTGTAACAGGTGTACATAGACTATACCAATTATCAAAAGCAGGAAAATTATCCGTCCCTGCCATGAATGTCAATGATAGTGTAACAAAAACTAAGTTTGATAATCTTTATAGCTGCCGCGAAAGTATTATTGATAG CTTGAAACGATCCACAGATATTATGTTTGGTGGAAAACAAGTTGTAATTTGTGGTTATGGTGAAGTTGGCAAAGGCTGTTGTCAAGCCCTTAAGGGTTTAGGTTGTATCGTTTATATAACTGAGATCGATCCAATTTGTGCTTTACAAGCGAG CATGGACGGTTTTAGAGTAATGAAACTGAATGAAGTTATCCGAAATGTAGATATTGTTATTACCGCAACTGGCAATAAAAATGTAGTTACGCGCGAACACAtggataaaatgaaaaacggTTGCGTAGTATGCAATATGGGACACAGTAATACCGAAATAGACATT AACAGTTTACGCACGCCCGATTTAACTTGGGAAAAAGTAAGGTCTCAAGTGGATCATGTTATCTGGCCAGATGGAAAGCGCATCGTGTTATTAGCGGAAGGCCGATTAGTCAACTTGTCTTGTTCCAGTATCCCCTCATTTGTTGTATCGATCACAGCCGCTACCCAAGCATTAGCACTAATTGAACTTTTCAACGCACCATCAGGGCGATATAAAAGTGACGTTTATCTGTTACCAAAAAAGATGG ATGAGTACGTGGCATCGTTACATCTACCAACGTTTGATGCACATTTGACGGAACTAACAGATGAACAAGCCAAATATATGGGACTTAATAAGGCTGGACCTTTTAAGCCTAATTACTACCG cTATTAA
- the LOC139988461 gene encoding adenosylhomocysteinase-like 1 isoform X3 — protein sequence MADSGDAVNSTSSGKDARNTVTDGPVTDPASNNKDSKSGALKKSSRYRSRSLSASSTDSYSSASYTGSSSDEDDVSPREKLQKTENGFTDFCVRNINQHAFGRREIEIAEQEMPGIMALRKRAADDKPLKNAKIVGCTHINAQTAVLIETLVHLGAQVRWAACNIYSTQNEVAAALAHAGYPIFAWRGETEEDFWWCIDKCVAAENWQPNMILDDGGDATHLMLKKYNAMFKMIQGIVEESVTGVHRLYQLSKAGKLSVPAMNVNDSVTKTKFDNLYSCRESIIDSLKRSTDIMFGGKQVVICGYGEVGKGCCQALKGLGCIVYITEIDPICALQASMDGFRVMKLNEVIRNVDIVITATGNKNVVTREHMDKMKNGCVVCNMGHSNTEIDINSLRTPDLTWEKVRSQVDHVIWPDGKRIVLLAEGRLVNLSCSSIPSFVVSITAATQALALIELFNAPSGRYKSDVYLLPKKMDEYVASLHLPTFDAHLTELTDEQAKYMGLNKAGPFKPNYYRY from the exons ATGGCTGACAGCGGGGATGCTGTGAATAGTACGTCTTCAGGGAAAGATGCTAGAAATACCGTCACCGATGGTCCTGTCACCGATCCAGCATCAAACAACAAG GATTCCAAGTCTGGAGCTTTGAAGAAGTCCAGCCGTTATCGTAGTCGATCTTTGTCAGCCAGTAGCACAGATAGTTACAGTTCTG CATCTTATACAGGAAGTTCATCGGACGAAGATGACGTGTCACCTCGTGAAAAACTtcaaaaaacagaaaatggTTTCACAGATTTTTGTGTGCGCAACATTAATCAACATGCATTTGGTAGAAGAGAGATAGAAATAGCGGAACAAGAAATGCCGGGAATTATGGCACTTCGTAAACGTGCCGCCGATGATAAG CCATTGAAAAATGCTAAAATTGTTGGGTGCACTCATATCAATGCTCAAACTGCTGTTCTTATTGAAACCTTAGTACATTTGGGTGCACAAGTTAGATGGGCAGCATGTAACATATATTCTACTCAAAATGAAGTGGCTGCTGCCCTGGCTCATGCTGGTTATCCAATTTTCGCTTGGCGTGGTGAAACAGAAGAAGATTTTTGGTGGTGTATTGATAAATGTGTAGCTGCTGAAAATTGGCAACCTAATATGATATTAGATGATGGCGGTGATGCAACACATTTAATGCtcaaaaaatataatgctATGTTTAAAATGATTCAAG GAATTGTTGAAGAGAGTGTAACAGGTGTACATAGACTATACCAATTATCAAAAGCAGGAAAATTATCCGTCCCTGCCATGAATGTCAATGATAGTGTAACAAAAACTAAGTTTGATAATCTTTATAGCTGCCGCGAAAGTATTATTGATAG CTTGAAACGATCCACAGATATTATGTTTGGTGGAAAACAAGTTGTAATTTGTGGTTATGGTGAAGTTGGCAAAGGCTGTTGTCAAGCCCTTAAGGGTTTAGGTTGTATCGTTTATATAACTGAGATCGATCCAATTTGTGCTTTACAAGCGAG CATGGACGGTTTTAGAGTAATGAAACTGAATGAAGTTATCCGAAATGTAGATATTGTTATTACCGCAACTGGCAATAAAAATGTAGTTACGCGCGAACACAtggataaaatgaaaaacggTTGCGTAGTATGCAATATGGGACACAGTAATACCGAAATAGACATT AACAGTTTACGCACGCCCGATTTAACTTGGGAAAAAGTAAGGTCTCAAGTGGATCATGTTATCTGGCCAGATGGAAAGCGCATCGTGTTATTAGCGGAAGGCCGATTAGTCAACTTGTCTTGTTCCAGTATCCCCTCATTTGTTGTATCGATCACAGCCGCTACCCAAGCATTAGCACTAATTGAACTTTTCAACGCACCATCAGGGCGATATAAAAGTGACGTTTATCTGTTACCAAAAAAGATGG ATGAGTACGTGGCATCGTTACATCTACCAACGTTTGATGCACATTTGACGGAACTAACAGATGAACAAGCCAAATATATGGGACTTAATAAGGCTGGACCTTTTAAGCCTAATTACTACCG cTATTAA
- the LOC139988461 gene encoding adenosylhomocysteinase-like 1 isoform X2, with product MADSGDAVNSTSSGKDARNTVTDGPVTDPASNNKSLEASNSAFHGARTKLDSKSGALKKSSRYRSRSLSASSTDSYSSGSSSDEDDVSPREKLQKTENGFTDFCVRNINQHAFGRREIEIAEQEMPGIMALRKRAADDKPLKNAKIVGCTHINAQTAVLIETLVHLGAQVRWAACNIYSTQNEVAAALAHAGYPIFAWRGETEEDFWWCIDKCVAAENWQPNMILDDGGDATHLMLKKYNAMFKMIQGIVEESVTGVHRLYQLSKAGKLSVPAMNVNDSVTKTKFDNLYSCRESIIDSLKRSTDIMFGGKQVVICGYGEVGKGCCQALKGLGCIVYITEIDPICALQASMDGFRVMKLNEVIRNVDIVITATGNKNVVTREHMDKMKNGCVVCNMGHSNTEIDINSLRTPDLTWEKVRSQVDHVIWPDGKRIVLLAEGRLVNLSCSSIPSFVVSITAATQALALIELFNAPSGRYKSDVYLLPKKMDEYVASLHLPTFDAHLTELTDEQAKYMGLNKAGPFKPNYYRY from the exons ATGGCTGACAGCGGGGATGCTGTGAATAGTACGTCTTCAGGGAAAGATGCTAGAAATACCGTCACCGATGGTCCTGTCACCGATCCAGCATCAAACAACAAG AGCCTAGAGGCATCAAATAGTGCCTTTCACGGCGCGAGAACAAAATTA GATTCCAAGTCTGGAGCTTTGAAGAAGTCCAGCCGTTATCGTAGTCGATCTTTGTCAGCCAGTAGCACAGATAGTTACAGTTCTG GAAGTTCATCGGACGAAGATGACGTGTCACCTCGTGAAAAACTtcaaaaaacagaaaatggTTTCACAGATTTTTGTGTGCGCAACATTAATCAACATGCATTTGGTAGAAGAGAGATAGAAATAGCGGAACAAGAAATGCCGGGAATTATGGCACTTCGTAAACGTGCCGCCGATGATAAG CCATTGAAAAATGCTAAAATTGTTGGGTGCACTCATATCAATGCTCAAACTGCTGTTCTTATTGAAACCTTAGTACATTTGGGTGCACAAGTTAGATGGGCAGCATGTAACATATATTCTACTCAAAATGAAGTGGCTGCTGCCCTGGCTCATGCTGGTTATCCAATTTTCGCTTGGCGTGGTGAAACAGAAGAAGATTTTTGGTGGTGTATTGATAAATGTGTAGCTGCTGAAAATTGGCAACCTAATATGATATTAGATGATGGCGGTGATGCAACACATTTAATGCtcaaaaaatataatgctATGTTTAAAATGATTCAAG GAATTGTTGAAGAGAGTGTAACAGGTGTACATAGACTATACCAATTATCAAAAGCAGGAAAATTATCCGTCCCTGCCATGAATGTCAATGATAGTGTAACAAAAACTAAGTTTGATAATCTTTATAGCTGCCGCGAAAGTATTATTGATAG CTTGAAACGATCCACAGATATTATGTTTGGTGGAAAACAAGTTGTAATTTGTGGTTATGGTGAAGTTGGCAAAGGCTGTTGTCAAGCCCTTAAGGGTTTAGGTTGTATCGTTTATATAACTGAGATCGATCCAATTTGTGCTTTACAAGCGAG CATGGACGGTTTTAGAGTAATGAAACTGAATGAAGTTATCCGAAATGTAGATATTGTTATTACCGCAACTGGCAATAAAAATGTAGTTACGCGCGAACACAtggataaaatgaaaaacggTTGCGTAGTATGCAATATGGGACACAGTAATACCGAAATAGACATT AACAGTTTACGCACGCCCGATTTAACTTGGGAAAAAGTAAGGTCTCAAGTGGATCATGTTATCTGGCCAGATGGAAAGCGCATCGTGTTATTAGCGGAAGGCCGATTAGTCAACTTGTCTTGTTCCAGTATCCCCTCATTTGTTGTATCGATCACAGCCGCTACCCAAGCATTAGCACTAATTGAACTTTTCAACGCACCATCAGGGCGATATAAAAGTGACGTTTATCTGTTACCAAAAAAGATGG ATGAGTACGTGGCATCGTTACATCTACCAACGTTTGATGCACATTTGACGGAACTAACAGATGAACAAGCCAAATATATGGGACTTAATAAGGCTGGACCTTTTAAGCCTAATTACTACCG cTATTAA
- the LOC139988461 gene encoding adenosylhomocysteinase-like 1 isoform X1 — MADSGDAVNSTSSGKDARNTVTDGPVTDPASNNKSLEASNSAFHGARTKLDSKSGALKKSSRYRSRSLSASSTDSYSSASYTGSSSDEDDVSPREKLQKTENGFTDFCVRNINQHAFGRREIEIAEQEMPGIMALRKRAADDKPLKNAKIVGCTHINAQTAVLIETLVHLGAQVRWAACNIYSTQNEVAAALAHAGYPIFAWRGETEEDFWWCIDKCVAAENWQPNMILDDGGDATHLMLKKYNAMFKMIQGIVEESVTGVHRLYQLSKAGKLSVPAMNVNDSVTKTKFDNLYSCRESIIDSLKRSTDIMFGGKQVVICGYGEVGKGCCQALKGLGCIVYITEIDPICALQASMDGFRVMKLNEVIRNVDIVITATGNKNVVTREHMDKMKNGCVVCNMGHSNTEIDINSLRTPDLTWEKVRSQVDHVIWPDGKRIVLLAEGRLVNLSCSSIPSFVVSITAATQALALIELFNAPSGRYKSDVYLLPKKMDEYVASLHLPTFDAHLTELTDEQAKYMGLNKAGPFKPNYYRY; from the exons ATGGCTGACAGCGGGGATGCTGTGAATAGTACGTCTTCAGGGAAAGATGCTAGAAATACCGTCACCGATGGTCCTGTCACCGATCCAGCATCAAACAACAAG AGCCTAGAGGCATCAAATAGTGCCTTTCACGGCGCGAGAACAAAATTA GATTCCAAGTCTGGAGCTTTGAAGAAGTCCAGCCGTTATCGTAGTCGATCTTTGTCAGCCAGTAGCACAGATAGTTACAGTTCTG CATCTTATACAGGAAGTTCATCGGACGAAGATGACGTGTCACCTCGTGAAAAACTtcaaaaaacagaaaatggTTTCACAGATTTTTGTGTGCGCAACATTAATCAACATGCATTTGGTAGAAGAGAGATAGAAATAGCGGAACAAGAAATGCCGGGAATTATGGCACTTCGTAAACGTGCCGCCGATGATAAG CCATTGAAAAATGCTAAAATTGTTGGGTGCACTCATATCAATGCTCAAACTGCTGTTCTTATTGAAACCTTAGTACATTTGGGTGCACAAGTTAGATGGGCAGCATGTAACATATATTCTACTCAAAATGAAGTGGCTGCTGCCCTGGCTCATGCTGGTTATCCAATTTTCGCTTGGCGTGGTGAAACAGAAGAAGATTTTTGGTGGTGTATTGATAAATGTGTAGCTGCTGAAAATTGGCAACCTAATATGATATTAGATGATGGCGGTGATGCAACACATTTAATGCtcaaaaaatataatgctATGTTTAAAATGATTCAAG GAATTGTTGAAGAGAGTGTAACAGGTGTACATAGACTATACCAATTATCAAAAGCAGGAAAATTATCCGTCCCTGCCATGAATGTCAATGATAGTGTAACAAAAACTAAGTTTGATAATCTTTATAGCTGCCGCGAAAGTATTATTGATAG CTTGAAACGATCCACAGATATTATGTTTGGTGGAAAACAAGTTGTAATTTGTGGTTATGGTGAAGTTGGCAAAGGCTGTTGTCAAGCCCTTAAGGGTTTAGGTTGTATCGTTTATATAACTGAGATCGATCCAATTTGTGCTTTACAAGCGAG CATGGACGGTTTTAGAGTAATGAAACTGAATGAAGTTATCCGAAATGTAGATATTGTTATTACCGCAACTGGCAATAAAAATGTAGTTACGCGCGAACACAtggataaaatgaaaaacggTTGCGTAGTATGCAATATGGGACACAGTAATACCGAAATAGACATT AACAGTTTACGCACGCCCGATTTAACTTGGGAAAAAGTAAGGTCTCAAGTGGATCATGTTATCTGGCCAGATGGAAAGCGCATCGTGTTATTAGCGGAAGGCCGATTAGTCAACTTGTCTTGTTCCAGTATCCCCTCATTTGTTGTATCGATCACAGCCGCTACCCAAGCATTAGCACTAATTGAACTTTTCAACGCACCATCAGGGCGATATAAAAGTGACGTTTATCTGTTACCAAAAAAGATGG ATGAGTACGTGGCATCGTTACATCTACCAACGTTTGATGCACATTTGACGGAACTAACAGATGAACAAGCCAAATATATGGGACTTAATAAGGCTGGACCTTTTAAGCCTAATTACTACCG cTATTAA